From a single Nothobranchius furzeri strain GRZ-AD chromosome 9, NfurGRZ-RIMD1, whole genome shotgun sequence genomic region:
- the tdp1 gene encoding tyrosyl-DNA phosphodiesterase 1 isoform X1, with amino-acid sequence MSLDSHHGKWTISSSDDEDELLPPSGTTGASSRQTAEISHSSPPSASPVTLKAEAARTPVSSRSVGSEARRTATKNQINPVRYKTSPSLAGKRKNEVSEGTGWALSDSDEDDGAVKQNNQANLPKRAPLKPETKKLKAESERPPSPHGRQYYIDESEDFFESCTPRLDDTYRFYLNKVTGLDREYNSGALHIRDLLSPLFGTLKESVQFNYCFDIAWMVKQFPPEFRDRPVLIIHGDKREAKARLLQQAQPFPHVRFCQAKLDIAFGTHHTKMMLLWYEEGFRVIILTSNLIRADWYQKTQGMWMSPLFPRLPEGSRPSAGESPTFFKRDLLEYLASYRAPELEEWIQRIKEHDLSETRVYLVASTPGRYVGPDMERWGHLRLRKLLHEHTNPIPGEERWPVIGQFSSIGSMGADKTKWLAGEFQRTLTTLGKSSLHPSPPIHLLYPSVEDVRLSLEGFPAGGSLPYSIQTAQKQLWLHSYFHRWKADRSGRSHAMPHIKTYMRVSPDFTQLAWFLITSANLSKAAWGALEKNNSQVMVRSYELGVLYVPSAFDMKTFPIDETPFPVSSSTSGFPVPFDLPPTSYSPKDQPWIWNISYSQEPDTHGNIWVPS; translated from the exons ATGTCTCTGGACAGTCATCATGGGAAGTGGACCATCTCCAgcagtgatgatgaagatgagctTCTTCCCCCTTCTGGGACTACAGGTGCCAGTTCCCGTCAGACAGCTGAAATCAGCCACAGCTCTCCTCCATCTGCCTCTCCGGTGACGCTGAAGGCAGAAGCAGCCAGGACACCGGTGTCCTCTCGCTCTGTTGGCTCTGAGGCTAGACGAACTGCCACAAAGAACCAGATAAACCCAGTAAGATACAAAACCAGCCCTTCACTGGCTGGGAAGAGAAAGAATGAGGTGTCAGAAGGTACAGGCTGGGCCCTCTCGGACAGCGATGAAGATGATGGAGCTGTGAAACAGAACAATCAGGCTAATCTGCCAAAGCGAGCTCCTCTGAAACCTGAGACTAAAAAGCTAAAAGCAGAGAGCGAGCGTCCTCCAAGTCCTCATGGACGACAGTACTATATAGATGAGTCGGAGGACTTCTTTGAGTCCTGCACTCCTCGTCTTGATGACACTTACAGATTCTACCTCAACAAAGTCACAGGACTGGACCGAGAGTACAACAGCGGAGCTTTGCACATCAGAG ATCTTCTCTCCCCGTTGTTTGGAACGCTGAAAGAGTCTGTTCAG TTCAACTACTGCTTTGATATTGCTTGGATGGTTAAACAGTTTCCTCCAGAGTTTAG ggATCGCCCGGTTCTGATCATCCATGGAGATAAGAGGGAGGCCAAGGCTCGGCTCCTGCAACAAGCCCAGCCCTTTCCACACGTTCGCTTCTGTCAG GCCAAGCTGGACATTGCTTTTGGAACTCATCACAC GAAGATGATGCTGCTGTGGTACGAGGAAGGCTTCAGAGTCATCATTCTCACCTCCAACCTCATCAGAGCTGACTGGTACCAGAAGACACAAGG GATGTGGATGAGCCCTCTGTTTCCACGGTTACCAGAGGGGAGCAGACCCAGTGCAGGTGAGTCGCCAACCTTCTTTAAGCGGGACCTGCTGGAGTACCTGGCATCGTACCGAGCTCCAGAACTTGAAGAGTGGATCCAGCGAATCAAAGAGCACGACCTGTCAGAAACGAG GGTTTATTTGGTCGCCTCGACTCCTGGGAGGTACGTAGGTCCGGACATGGAGCGCTGGGGCCACCTGAGGCTGAGGAAG CTGTTGCATGAACACACAAATCCAATTCCTGGCGAGGAAAGGTGGCCCGTTATTGGCCAGTTTTCCAGCATCGGCTCCATGGGAGCAGATAAGACCAAGTGGTTGGCGGGGGAGTTTCAGCGGACCCTGACTACACTTGGGAAATCCTCTCTGCACCCAAGTCCTCCCATACACTTG CTGTATCCATCAGTAGAAGATGTAAGGCTGAGCTTAGAGGGATTCCCAG CGGGGGGCTCTCTGCCCTACAGCATCCAGACGGCGCAGAAGCAGCTGTGGCTCCACTCCTACTTCCA CCGTTGGAAGGCGGATCGCTCAGGGAGGAGTCATGCCATGCCACACATCAAAACCTACATGAGAGTGTCACCAGATTTCACTCAGCTTGCCTGGTTTCTCattacaag TGCTAACCTGTCTAAGGCAGCGTGGGGGGCTCTGGAGAAGAACAACAGTCAGGTGATGGTGCGTTCATACGAGCTGGGAGTCCTCTACGTGCCTTCGGCTTTC GACATGAAGACATTCCCCATTGATGAAACCCCCTTTCCTGTCTCCTCTTCTACCTCTGGTTTCCCTGTGCCCTTTGACCTCCCTCCTACAAGCTATTCTCCTAAAG ATCAGCCGTGGATCTGGAATATCTCCTACAGCCAGGAGCCAGACACCCATGGGAACATCTGGGTCCCTTCCTGA
- the tdp1 gene encoding tyrosyl-DNA phosphodiesterase 1 isoform X2, with amino-acid sequence MSLDSHHGKWTISSSDDEDELLPPSGTTGASSRQTAEISHSSPPSASPVTLKAEAARTPVSSRSVGSEARRTATKNQINPVRYKTSPSLAGKRKNEVSEGTGWALSDSDEDDGAVKQNNQANLPKRAPLKPETKKLKAESERPPSPHGRQYYIDESEDFFESCTPRLDDTYRFYLNKVTGLDREYNSGALHIRDLLSPLFGTLKESVQFNYCFDIAWMVKQFPPEFRDRPVLIIHGDKREAKARLLQQAQPFPHVRFCQAKLDIAFGTHHTKMMLLWYEEGFRVIILTSNLIRADWYQKTQGMWMSPLFPRLPEGSRPSAGESPTFFKRDLLEYLASYRAPELEEWIQRIKEHDLSETRVYLVASTPGRYVGPDMERWGHLRLRKLLHEHTNPIPGEERWPVIGQFSSIGSMGADKTKWLAGEFQRTLTTLGKSSLHPSPPIHLLYPSVEDVRLSLEGFPAGGSLPYSIQTAQKQLWLHSYFHRWKADRSGRSHAMPHIKTYMRVSPDFTQLAWFLITSSSTCASVLTCLRQRGGLWRRTTVR; translated from the exons ATGTCTCTGGACAGTCATCATGGGAAGTGGACCATCTCCAgcagtgatgatgaagatgagctTCTTCCCCCTTCTGGGACTACAGGTGCCAGTTCCCGTCAGACAGCTGAAATCAGCCACAGCTCTCCTCCATCTGCCTCTCCGGTGACGCTGAAGGCAGAAGCAGCCAGGACACCGGTGTCCTCTCGCTCTGTTGGCTCTGAGGCTAGACGAACTGCCACAAAGAACCAGATAAACCCAGTAAGATACAAAACCAGCCCTTCACTGGCTGGGAAGAGAAAGAATGAGGTGTCAGAAGGTACAGGCTGGGCCCTCTCGGACAGCGATGAAGATGATGGAGCTGTGAAACAGAACAATCAGGCTAATCTGCCAAAGCGAGCTCCTCTGAAACCTGAGACTAAAAAGCTAAAAGCAGAGAGCGAGCGTCCTCCAAGTCCTCATGGACGACAGTACTATATAGATGAGTCGGAGGACTTCTTTGAGTCCTGCACTCCTCGTCTTGATGACACTTACAGATTCTACCTCAACAAAGTCACAGGACTGGACCGAGAGTACAACAGCGGAGCTTTGCACATCAGAG ATCTTCTCTCCCCGTTGTTTGGAACGCTGAAAGAGTCTGTTCAG TTCAACTACTGCTTTGATATTGCTTGGATGGTTAAACAGTTTCCTCCAGAGTTTAG ggATCGCCCGGTTCTGATCATCCATGGAGATAAGAGGGAGGCCAAGGCTCGGCTCCTGCAACAAGCCCAGCCCTTTCCACACGTTCGCTTCTGTCAG GCCAAGCTGGACATTGCTTTTGGAACTCATCACAC GAAGATGATGCTGCTGTGGTACGAGGAAGGCTTCAGAGTCATCATTCTCACCTCCAACCTCATCAGAGCTGACTGGTACCAGAAGACACAAGG GATGTGGATGAGCCCTCTGTTTCCACGGTTACCAGAGGGGAGCAGACCCAGTGCAGGTGAGTCGCCAACCTTCTTTAAGCGGGACCTGCTGGAGTACCTGGCATCGTACCGAGCTCCAGAACTTGAAGAGTGGATCCAGCGAATCAAAGAGCACGACCTGTCAGAAACGAG GGTTTATTTGGTCGCCTCGACTCCTGGGAGGTACGTAGGTCCGGACATGGAGCGCTGGGGCCACCTGAGGCTGAGGAAG CTGTTGCATGAACACACAAATCCAATTCCTGGCGAGGAAAGGTGGCCCGTTATTGGCCAGTTTTCCAGCATCGGCTCCATGGGAGCAGATAAGACCAAGTGGTTGGCGGGGGAGTTTCAGCGGACCCTGACTACACTTGGGAAATCCTCTCTGCACCCAAGTCCTCCCATACACTTG CTGTATCCATCAGTAGAAGATGTAAGGCTGAGCTTAGAGGGATTCCCAG CGGGGGGCTCTCTGCCCTACAGCATCCAGACGGCGCAGAAGCAGCTGTGGCTCCACTCCTACTTCCA CCGTTGGAAGGCGGATCGCTCAGGGAGGAGTCATGCCATGCCACACATCAAAACCTACATGAGAGTGTCACCAGATTTCACTCAGCTTGCCTGGTTTCTCattacaag CTCTTCCACGTGTGCATCAGTGCTAACCTGTCTAAGGCAGCGTGGGGGGCTCTGGAGAAGAACAACAGTCAGGTGA